In Candidatus Defluviilinea proxima, a single genomic region encodes these proteins:
- a CDS encoding GAF domain-containing protein, with product MKTFNPFEGFRITKIQTRLVWYYIVFAVFTVALVTYLTYTQAARSLRLTLEDKLSTIATLKEGTLNQWVDDQQGTAIFLASLPELRRLAGIMLDPDVPPQNQMSARDELTALVTLIAQRASDYKDIQILDMKGSIVVSVSPGYLGASQADQLFFIEGQKKNFVQSFYESELFGNTTLTVSTPLFNADNKRVGVLALHFNMKRIDAIIREGQELDGDIQSYLIGPNGQIITDDPIILSGTPIFKSFAIDAALAGNNGVAEYVNHNSVPVIGRYQWIGKRNAAFIIEINERTALWPARRLAVNVALIGLLFSIGLVIVVVFMARRITAPLRALTRTVTNISEGNLDASAPVLSNDEVGTLARAFNSMTEKLRQTMSGLESELRERKQAESAMRDSEEKFRTVFESSPIAICVTAMEDGRILDANYAFWDLTGLTSEKAIGKKAEELRLWDAREKRDQFIENLKQKGSLYNSDDTMFDQDGNKKHTISFFRSVKLGGEERVISMFYDMSTQKQTMQALQQSEARVRALLEAVPDMIVELSLDGLVTSMIPPKGMEQAMPAGDFVGKQVYEIFTESVASQTLFAVERAIQTNQMNVFEFEVTMGATKRIMEARVVANTSDTALMMVRDITQRKWIETEREELISQLEAKNRESETLRESLTSIVTTFDLNIVMERVLDQIKLVIPYDTASVWRLDGELQIAITTRNLPPEIPIDTLKFRIDLDNSSRPLVYEEKAFVLNNNVQDELPDFKGVHSYINSWLAVPLKTRGRVIGLIALDGRRKDQFTQHHAELAITFADQMAVALENANLFNSLQSELEQRLKLIDELKAINAEAETMRESLATIVGTFEFSEIVEEMLDQIHRVIPYDSASVWRVDGKIQRFMAGRNLSADLLKTVLEFPIDERNQSTPLITGEKPYIISQDAQNELTQLREERFNYINSWLGLPLKARGRVIGVIALDGRQKYQFNEHHVELAVAFANQVAIALENADLFSNLQTELAERKDLIEQLERKNAEAETLRESTSIVVATLDIPQTVQRILEQIKRVVQYDSASVWLYEGDDAVMLGSNGLPPGVGLVGRFPISEKEPDYAFFDDRTKYILLHDVQDQYSVFRIPPQNYIHGWLAVPLRARGKLRGFISMDSRQPGKFTEHDAEIAFTFAEQVSIAIENARLFSNLQTELDERQKLIVELELRNIESETLRESTAIVAASSLDIKETVQLVLEQLRRVVQYDAASVWLYHGEKAVIVGSYGLPHNVNPSGEYVRSTDAPDHLFWQNEENPPSYKIFEDVGEHYPIFRAYPLDYVHGWLGVSLRARDKLLGYIALDSRTRGKFTEHDGEMAVSLAKQVSIALETARLFSDLQTELATRKELITELETKNAELERFTYTVSHDLKSPLFTIRGFLGYLESDALSGNHERLKNDVKRIVDATDKMQNLLNDLLELSRVGRVGNELEVIRFGDLVHEAIEIVHGRIAERGIDVHIADNLPMVYGDKVRLIEVVQNLVDNAAKFMGDQPEPHIEIGQMGEENGNPVFYIRDNGIGIAPEHHERVFGLFNKLDVKADGTGIGLALVRRIIEVHGGRIWVESEIGKGAVFCFTLPTPPHQT from the coding sequence GTGAAAACATTTAATCCTTTTGAAGGCTTTCGAATAACCAAAATACAAACTCGTTTGGTTTGGTATTACATTGTCTTCGCAGTTTTTACTGTGGCACTGGTCACCTATCTGACCTATACTCAGGCGGCCCGGTCGCTTCGCCTTACTTTGGAAGATAAACTAAGTACGATCGCTACCTTGAAAGAAGGCACCCTCAACCAATGGGTGGACGATCAACAGGGAACAGCGATCTTTCTAGCAAGCCTTCCGGAGTTACGCAGACTTGCCGGTATCATGTTAGATCCTGATGTCCCCCCGCAAAATCAGATGTCGGCCCGTGACGAATTGACGGCGCTTGTTACATTGATCGCCCAGCGAGCATCGGACTATAAGGATATCCAGATACTTGACATGAAGGGGAGCATCGTCGTCTCAGTTTCTCCTGGATATCTTGGAGCATCACAAGCAGATCAACTCTTTTTTATAGAGGGCCAAAAAAAGAATTTTGTTCAGAGCTTTTATGAATCTGAACTGTTCGGAAATACAACTCTTACTGTTTCTACACCACTGTTTAATGCAGATAATAAAAGGGTCGGTGTCTTAGCTTTGCATTTCAACATGAAGCGGATCGACGCAATCATTCGCGAGGGCCAAGAACTGGATGGAGATATTCAAAGTTATCTTATTGGCCCGAACGGTCAGATCATTACAGATGATCCCATTATTCTTTCAGGTACACCAATCTTTAAATCGTTCGCAATCGACGCCGCATTGGCTGGGAATAATGGTGTTGCTGAGTATGTTAACCATAACAGCGTGCCGGTTATCGGCAGATATCAATGGATTGGAAAAAGAAATGCAGCTTTTATTATTGAGATCAATGAACGAACTGCGCTTTGGCCTGCGCGTCGCCTCGCAGTGAATGTTGCATTGATCGGACTTCTCTTTTCGATTGGCCTTGTGATCGTTGTAGTCTTCATGGCCCGCCGCATAACCGCTCCTTTGCGGGCCCTTACCCGAACTGTGACCAACATCTCAGAAGGAAATTTGGACGCTTCAGCTCCGGTTCTTTCTAACGATGAAGTTGGTACGCTTGCCCGGGCCTTTAACTCCATGACGGAAAAGCTTCGCCAAACCATGTCTGGGCTGGAATCGGAATTACGTGAACGAAAACAAGCTGAAAGTGCCATGCGCGATAGTGAGGAGAAATTTCGCACCGTTTTTGAATCCAGTCCCATCGCCATTTGTGTCACTGCTATGGAGGATGGGCGCATATTGGATGCCAATTATGCCTTTTGGGATTTGACAGGCCTTACGTCAGAAAAAGCTATTGGCAAGAAAGCTGAAGAACTAAGACTCTGGGACGCCCGCGAAAAACGAGACCAGTTTATAGAGAACTTAAAGCAAAAAGGCTCACTTTATAACTCTGATGACACGATGTTCGATCAGGATGGCAACAAGAAGCACACCATCAGTTTTTTCCGTTCTGTAAAACTTGGTGGTGAAGAACGCGTCATCTCCATGTTCTATGACATGAGCACCCAAAAGCAGACCATGCAGGCACTGCAACAAAGTGAGGCACGGGTCCGTGCCCTGCTTGAAGCCGTGCCAGATATGATCGTCGAATTGTCGCTGGATGGGTTGGTGACTAGCATGATCCCTCCCAAAGGTATGGAGCAAGCCATGCCAGCAGGAGATTTTGTAGGGAAGCAGGTATATGAAATTTTTACAGAGTCTGTAGCTTCGCAAACTCTGTTTGCAGTGGAACGGGCCATACAGACCAATCAGATGAATGTTTTTGAGTTTGAAGTGACCATGGGCGCTACGAAACGGATAATGGAAGCACGTGTGGTGGCGAATACATCAGACACTGCCCTTATGATGGTCCGCGATATTACCCAACGCAAGTGGATCGAAACAGAACGTGAAGAACTTATCAGCCAATTGGAAGCCAAGAACAGGGAATCGGAAACTCTGCGTGAAAGTTTGACCAGTATTGTTACCACTTTCGACCTGAACATCGTCATGGAACGCGTCCTTGACCAGATCAAACTTGTGATCCCCTACGATACAGCTTCCGTTTGGCGTTTAGATGGTGAATTGCAAATAGCGATCACGACTCGTAATCTCCCGCCTGAGATCCCCATTGATACTCTTAAGTTCAGAATCGATCTGGATAACTCGTCACGACCGCTCGTCTATGAAGAAAAAGCTTTTGTATTGAATAACAATGTTCAGGATGAGTTGCCTGATTTCAAAGGGGTGCATTCCTACATCAATTCCTGGCTGGCGGTTCCTTTAAAGACCAGAGGTAGAGTAATTGGTCTGATTGCTCTGGATGGGAGACGAAAAGATCAATTCACTCAACATCATGCAGAGTTGGCGATAACATTTGCAGACCAAATGGCGGTCGCGTTGGAGAATGCGAATCTGTTTAACAGTCTTCAATCTGAGTTGGAACAACGACTTAAGTTGATCGATGAATTGAAAGCCATCAATGCTGAAGCCGAGACCATGCGTGAAAGTTTGGCGACCATTGTTGGCACTTTTGAATTTTCTGAGATCGTCGAAGAAATGCTTGATCAGATTCATCGTGTGATTCCTTACGACAGCGCTTCGGTCTGGCGCGTGGATGGCAAAATTCAAAGGTTTATGGCTGGGCGGAATCTTTCCGCAGACTTATTGAAAACTGTTTTGGAGTTTCCCATAGACGAACGGAATCAATCCACGCCTTTGATTACCGGTGAAAAGCCTTATATCATCAGTCAAGATGCGCAAAATGAACTGACTCAGTTGCGGGAGGAACGGTTTAACTATATAAACTCCTGGTTGGGGTTACCTCTCAAAGCACGAGGAAGGGTCATTGGTGTAATTGCTTTGGATGGCAGGCAAAAGTATCAATTCAACGAACACCATGTTGAGTTGGCAGTGGCTTTCGCTAATCAAGTTGCCATTGCGTTGGAAAATGCAGACCTGTTCTCCAATCTACAGACCGAATTGGCAGAACGCAAAGATTTGATAGAGCAACTCGAACGGAAGAACGCTGAGGCCGAGACTCTGCGTGAAAGCACTTCCATCGTTGTCGCTACATTGGATATTCCCCAAACTGTCCAACGCATTCTGGAGCAGATCAAACGTGTGGTGCAATATGACAGTGCCTCAGTTTGGTTGTATGAGGGCGATGATGCGGTTATGTTAGGGTCCAATGGTTTGCCGCCGGGTGTAGGGCTGGTTGGGAGATTCCCCATCAGTGAAAAAGAACCCGATTATGCATTCTTCGATGATCGGACAAAATACATCTTGCTCCATGATGTACAGGATCAATATTCCGTATTTCGTATCCCGCCTCAAAATTATATTCATGGTTGGTTGGCAGTTCCACTGCGCGCGCGTGGGAAGTTGCGTGGGTTTATATCCATGGATAGCCGCCAGCCTGGAAAATTTACTGAACATGATGCAGAGATCGCCTTTACATTTGCTGAGCAGGTTTCCATTGCTATAGAAAATGCGCGTTTATTTTCCAACCTTCAAACTGAACTGGATGAACGCCAGAAATTGATTGTTGAGCTGGAACTAAGAAACATAGAGTCTGAAACATTACGTGAAAGTACAGCTATTGTTGCCGCTTCATCCCTTGATATTAAAGAGACTGTTCAGCTTGTTCTTGAGCAACTTAGGCGTGTTGTTCAATATGATGCCGCCTCGGTTTGGCTGTATCACGGTGAAAAAGCAGTTATTGTAGGCTCGTATGGTTTACCTCATAATGTAAACCCGTCGGGTGAATATGTACGCAGTACAGATGCACCGGATCACCTCTTCTGGCAGAATGAGGAAAACCCTCCATCCTATAAGATCTTTGAAGATGTGGGAGAACACTACCCCATCTTCCGTGCCTATCCGCTCGACTATGTCCATGGTTGGTTGGGAGTTTCTTTGCGAGCACGCGACAAGCTACTCGGATACATTGCTCTCGACAGTCGTACTCGCGGAAAATTTACTGAACATGATGGTGAGATGGCTGTTTCATTGGCCAAACAAGTTTCGATTGCCTTGGAAACAGCGCGCCTCTTTTCGGACCTTCAAACTGAGTTGGCCACCCGCAAAGAGCTTATCACCGAATTGGAAACCAAAAACGCAGAGCTCGAACGTTTTACTTATACTGTTTCACATGATCTAAAATCACCTCTGTTTACCATCCGTGGATTCCTTGGCTATCTTGAAAGCGATGCTTTGAGCGGTAATCATGAGCGGCTTAAGAACGATGTGAAACGCATCGTGGATGCCACTGATAAAATGCAAAACCTGCTGAATGACCTGCTTGAATTGTCACGTGTTGGTCGCGTGGGGAACGAACTGGAAGTTATTCGGTTTGGAGACCTCGTGCATGAAGCAATTGAAATTGTGCATGGGCGCATTGCCGAACGTGGTATTGATGTTCACATTGCAGATAACCTTCCGATGGTTTATGGGGATAAAGTACGTTTAATTGAGGTAGTGCAAAACCTGGTGGATAATGCCGCTAAATTTATGGGCGATCAACCTGAACCGCATATTGAGATTGGGCAGATGGGGGAGGAGAACGGTAACCCTGTTTTTTATATTCGTGATAATGGTATTGGTATAGCACCGGAGCATCATGAACGTGTATTCGGTCTTTTCAACAAATTGGACGTAAAAGCCGATGGTACAGGGATCGGGCTTGCCCTTGTGAGACGGATCATTGAAGTTCACGGTGGCAGGATTTGGGTTGAAAGCGAAATAGGAAAGGGGGCTGTATTCTGTTTTACGTTACCCACTCCGCCTCATCAAACGTAG
- a CDS encoding PAS domain-containing protein codes for MDTIKRKNESQIRASDPLEIMMEAEQRRLFLRYITYGWLIFGVMALAVLPFFPEQRVELSYLVIVIFPTCLITHLLNRLERAQLAGIVFTIMVDVSFYGLFLVLARTMGVEKVFDTQVSVWMLMGLAIPFAGAFIHRRASLIFALINTVLFITTHLVLAPSANPRLGTIVFWWMLAFVIFLYERTLNMALTRVLDELATRKQIETALRTSEAQYRSLVEKIPGAVMLHFVAQPRKVVYVSPGVEDLLGYTVDEWMNDKVTWKKVIHPLDTERILDEDVHKKTRNDFFKAEYRMLRKDGSWIWVSEHSSMITNSAGQPLYWQCLYLNITERKEAENELLNNVSRLRLATRLARLGVWDWEIATDKTSWHGEMFNIYGVKPDEFTGKWSDYIQFTREDYRQRQNDGITAVSNNSLTLEQIQKDYVVPFNPIELCIVRPDNTEVYTLGEAIAVADEQGLPARMIGVTIDITERKRSEQEREKLIAELTSKNAELERFVYTVSHDLKSPLVTIRGFMGYLEQDATSGNMERLKHDLLRISSAVEKMQALLNSLLELSRIGRFVNPSQLVPFEELAREAVSLVDARAREGGITIKILPDPSTPVIYGDKSRLIEVLQNLLENAVKYMGGQSEPWIEVGQRGMETEHGNPIFYVWDNGMGIAPEYHERVFGLFNKLDARSEGTGIGLTLVRRILEFHGCKIWVESEVGKGARFCFTLPRSP; via the coding sequence ATGGACACGATAAAACGAAAAAACGAGTCACAGATTCGAGCGTCTGACCCGCTTGAAATCATGATGGAGGCTGAACAACGCCGCCTGTTCCTGCGTTATATCACTTATGGTTGGCTTATATTCGGCGTTATGGCACTGGCCGTTTTGCCATTCTTCCCCGAACAGCGTGTTGAACTTAGTTACCTTGTTATTGTTATATTTCCTACATGCCTGATAACTCACTTGCTGAATAGGCTAGAGAGAGCACAGTTGGCCGGGATCGTTTTTACGATCATGGTTGATGTTTCTTTTTATGGCCTTTTCCTGGTGCTTGCAAGGACAATGGGGGTTGAAAAGGTATTCGATACTCAGGTTTCGGTGTGGATGTTAATGGGGTTGGCAATTCCTTTTGCCGGTGCATTTATTCACCGGCGAGCTTCTTTAATTTTTGCCCTCATTAATACGGTTCTATTTATTACAACACATCTTGTTCTTGCGCCATCTGCGAATCCACGTCTTGGTACTATTGTATTTTGGTGGATGTTGGCTTTTGTGATTTTTCTCTATGAACGGACTCTTAACATGGCACTTACGCGTGTGCTGGATGAATTGGCCACGCGTAAGCAGATAGAAACCGCTTTGCGGACGAGTGAAGCACAATATCGATCTCTGGTTGAAAAGATCCCTGGTGCGGTCATGTTACATTTCGTAGCTCAACCTCGTAAGGTTGTGTATGTTAGCCCTGGGGTTGAAGACTTGTTGGGGTATACCGTCGATGAATGGATGAACGACAAGGTGACTTGGAAAAAAGTGATTCACCCGTTGGATACTGAACGCATTCTAGATGAAGATGTTCATAAAAAAACAAGGAACGATTTTTTCAAGGCTGAATATCGCATGTTACGCAAGGACGGTTCTTGGATATGGGTGAGTGAGCATTCATCCATGATTACGAACAGCGCTGGACAGCCGTTGTATTGGCAGTGTCTGTACCTCAACATCACCGAACGGAAAGAGGCCGAAAACGAATTGTTGAATAATGTGAGCAGGCTTCGTCTGGCAACACGGCTTGCACGTTTGGGTGTTTGGGATTGGGAGATCGCTACTGATAAGACATCCTGGCATGGTGAGATGTTCAATATCTATGGTGTGAAGCCTGATGAGTTTACGGGTAAATGGAGTGATTACATTCAATTCACACGAGAAGATTACCGTCAACGACAAAACGATGGCATTACTGCTGTGTCTAACAATAGCCTTACACTAGAGCAAATACAGAAAGATTATGTTGTTCCATTTAACCCAATAGAACTTTGTATTGTTCGACCTGACAACACAGAGGTGTACACTCTTGGCGAAGCAATAGCAGTTGCTGATGAACAAGGTCTGCCTGCACGAATGATCGGCGTTACTATTGATATCACTGAGCGTAAACGATCTGAACAGGAGCGGGAAAAGCTGATCGCCGAATTAACTTCTAAAAACGCAGAACTGGAGCGTTTTGTTTATACCGTATCACATGATCTTAAGTCGCCTCTTGTCACCATTAGGGGATTCATGGGTTATCTCGAGCAAGATGCTACAAGCGGGAATATGGAACGATTGAAACACGACTTGTTGCGTATCTCCTCGGCGGTGGAGAAAATGCAGGCACTCTTGAATAGTCTGCTTGAACTTTCTCGCATTGGCCGTTTTGTCAATCCGTCCCAACTTGTTCCGTTTGAAGAATTGGCGCGTGAAGCAGTATCTCTGGTAGATGCACGTGCCCGTGAAGGCGGTATTACTATAAAGATATTACCCGACCCATCCACACCAGTTATTTATGGTGATAAGTCTCGCCTTATTGAGGTTTTGCAAAATTTGCTTGAGAACGCTGTGAAGTATATGGGCGGCCAATCCGAGCCTTGGATCGAGGTCGGTCAACGCGGTATGGAGACAGAACACGGCAATCCAATTTTTTATGTTTGGGATAATGGCATGGGCATTGCTCCTGAATATCATGAAAGGGTTTTTGGTTTGTTCAATAAATTGGATGCGCGCAGTGAAGGGACCGGTATTGGCCTGACGCTCGTGAGGCGGATCCTTGAGTTTCATGGATGCAAGATATGGGTTGAGAGTGAGGTGGGTAAGGGGGCTAGATTCTGCTTTACGTTACCGCGCTCCCCGTGA